The Procambarus clarkii isolate CNS0578487 chromosome 7, FALCON_Pclarkii_2.0, whole genome shotgun sequence genome window below encodes:
- the LOC123761442 gene encoding SUMO-interacting motif-containing protein 1-like: MTRVGADTRQVTGDQSGRRHETDESNDIPHAHNDIPHAHNDIPHAHNDISHAHNDIPHAHNDIPHAHNDIPHSHNDIPHAHNDIPHAHNDIPHAHNDIPHAHNDIPHAHNDIPHAHNDIPHAHNDILHAHNDIPHAHNDIPHAHNDIPHAHNDILHAHNDIPHAHNDIPHAHNDILHAHNDIPHAHNDIPHAHNDIPHAHNDILHAHNDIPHAHNDIPHAHNDIPHAYNDIPHAHNDIPHAHNDILHAHNYIPHAHNDIPHAHNDIPHAHNDIPHAHNDIPHAHNDILHGYNDIPHAHNDIPHAHNDIPHAPNDIPHAHNDIPHAHNDILHAHNDIPHAHNDIPHAHNDIPHGYNDIPHAHNDIPHAHNDILHAHNDIPHAHNDIPHAHNDIPHAHNDIPHAHNDILHAHINYQNNKYQIAPDY, from the exons ATGACCAGAGTGGGCGCCGACACGagacaggtgacaggtgaccAGAGTGGGCGCCGACACGagacag ACGAATCCAATGATATCCCACACGCCCACAATGATATCCCACACGCCCACAATGATATCCCACACGCCCACAATGATATCTCACACGCCCACAATGATATCCCACACGCCCACAATGATATCCCACACGCCCACAATGATATCCCACACTCACACAATGATATCCCACACGCCCACAATGATATCCCACACGCCCACAATGATATCCCACACGCCCACAATGATATCCCACACGCCCACAATGATATCCCACACGCCCACAATGATATCCCACACGCCCACAATGATATCCCACACGCCCACAATGATATCCTACATGCCCACAATGATATCCCACACGCCCACAATGATATCCCACACGCCCACAATGATATCCCACACGCCCACAATGATATCCTACATGCCCACAATGATATCCCACACGCCCACAATGATATCCCACACGCCCACAATGATATCCTACATGCCCACAATGATATCCCACACGCCCACAATGATATCCCACACGCCCACAATGATATCCCACACGCCCACAATGATATCCTACATGCCCACAATGATATCCCACACGCCCACAATGATATCCCACACGCCCACAATGATATCCCACACGCCTACAATGATATCCCACACGCCCACAATGATATCCCACACGCCCACAATGATATCCTACATGCCCACAATTATATCCCACACGCCCACAATGATATCCCACACGCCCACAATGATATCCCACACGCCCACAATGATATCCCACACGCCCACAATGATATCCCACACGCCCACAATGATATCCTACACGGCTACAATGATATCCCACACGCCCACAATGATATCCCACACGCCCACAATGATATCCCACACGCCCCCAATGATATCCCACACGCCCACAATGATATCCCACACGCCCACAATGATATCCTACATGCCCACAATGATATCCCACACGCCCACAATGATATCCCACACGCCCACAATGATATCCCACACGGCTACAATGATATCCCACACGCCCACAATGATATCCCACACGCCCACAATGATATCCTACATGCCCACAATGATATCCCACACGCCCACAATGATATCCCACATGCCCACAATGATATCCCACATGCCCACAATGATATCCCACACGCCCACAACGATATCCTACACGCCCACATTAATTACCAGAATAATAAGTATCAGATAGCCCCGGACTACTAA
- the LOC138357968 gene encoding uncharacterized protein, translated as MLLVNVPGSTSFQPLRFVSGVKHATSRSACQALNLLENDRHWDVCNDASNTSHPNQIRALFAIILTTGSPLSPTELWDNYKSHMAEDIIRRIRKENSNMNMDFTAKIFNEALIMIEDVFRNREQSSQSIGNAIIESILLLLRSM; from the coding sequence ATGCTGTTGGTAAACGTTCCCGgttcaacgtctttccagccattgagatttgtcagcGGCGTAAAACATGCCACTtcacgtagtgcatgtcaagctctgaatttattggagaacgaccgacactgggatgtatgtaatgacgcgtccaacacgtcacatccaaatcaaatacgagcattgtttgcaatcatattgaccaccggctctccgttATCTCCAACGGAGTTATGGGATaattataaatcgcacatggctgaagatattatccgtcgaattcgcaaagaaaattcaaatatgaacatggattttacagcaaaaatcttcaacgaagcgttgataatgattgaagacgtGTTTAGAAATcgtgaacaaagttctcaatcaattggaaatgccatcattgAATCGATCCTGCTGcttcttcgttcgatgtag